GGCGCGCTCTTCGACATCGCCGACGATACCGATTTTTTGCAACGCCTTCCTACGGTGCAGCGCGCCCTCTATCTCATCTTTAGCGAGGGCTATCACGGCGCGTCGGCAAAGGCGGTCGTGCGCGCCGATCTCTGCCACGAAGCGATTCGGCTCACGCGCCTTCTCGCCGAGCATCCATTGGCAACGCCTTCGACACGCGCGTTGCTTGCATTGATGTACCTCGGCGCGGCACGCCTTCCGGCTCGGCTCGATGCCGGCGGAAACCTCATGGCGCTATTCGATCAGGACCGCTCGCGCTGGAATCGCAAGTTCATCAATGAGGGTATCGAGTGGCTCGAGCGCTCGACGACAGGCCCGCGCATGAGCCGCTACCATATCGAGGCCGCGCTCGCCGCGGTGCACGCGCAAGCGCCGTGCACCGAGGAGACGGATTGGAAGGCAATCGTCGCGCTGTACGACGATCTGATGCAGCTGGAACCGTCGCCGGTCGTCGCGCTCAACCGCGCAATCGCGCTCGGACAGCGCGACGGACCCCAAGCAGGTTTAGCCGCAATCGAGGCGATCGAGCATCGCGAACGCTTGCAAACGTATCCGTTTTATCACGCGGCGCAAGCCGAATTCGAGTTGCGGCGCGATAAACCCGAGAATGCGCGCGCGCATTTCGAAGCTGCGCTCGCGCTAGCGCGCAATGCCGAGGAGCGGAATTTCTATAACGGGAGACTCGGCAGCGTGCCTGGCGCTAGCAGCGCGGCCAGCGACGCAAAGATGGCTTCACTCGCGTTCTTATAGTTGCCCTCGCCATCGAAGGCCGCTGGAGCGTAGGTTGTCACCACGGAGATGGCGAGCTTTCGGGAAGGAAGATAGCCCGCGGTACCGCCGCAACCCGCGAAATTCTTGGTCTGTGTGATCCAAGGCCCCACATTAACAACGCCAAGGCCGTAGTTCATCCCATCGCGAGTATTTTGGCGACAAACGGGGCACTTTGGATCGCGGTGGCCGAAGCCGGCAAGATTCGCGCCAACTTCGGCAGCATGCGCCGCCGCGGAGAGCAGCGACCCCTCACCAACGATTTCCATCGATCGCGTCATGTCCGCGATGTCGGTTACCTCGACGGCGCCCGTTGCGGTCGTCCACGACGGATCCCAGAAGGTTGATTCCTCGTAGAGCGGCAGAGGCGCCGGAATGCGCAGTTGCTCGCGGCGCTCGGAGCTGTAGCTGTGCAGCACCGGAGCGGGAATTTGCGGCGTGTCGAAACCGAATGTTTGCGTCAGTCCCATCGGACCAAAGACGTACCGTTGCATCGCCCGGTCGAGCGGCATTCCCGCAATCTTTTCGAGCACGCGCCCCAAAATTACATAATTGGTGTGCGAATAGCCCCAGTTCGTACCGGGGGCGAACATCAGCGGTTTCGAGACGCCGATCTTGATCAGCTGGTCGGAACTCCAGTGGCGAAACGGATCGAGTGTGATGCCGTCGAGCACTTCGGGTTGATAAACGTAGTCGGCATAGCCTGATGTCATGTTCGCAAGGTTCTTGAGCGTGATCCGATCGGCAAATGGCAACGTTGGGAAAAACGTCGAGAGTCTTTCGTCGAGCTTCACCTTCTTGAGGTCCACGAACTCCATCAACATGAACCCCATATACGTGA
This Candidatus Eremiobacterota bacterium DNA region includes the following protein-coding sequences:
- a CDS encoding beta-lactamase family protein, which translates into the protein MMTRRLPVMLAAMMVAAALPAARGTAAARGQERGAIVATAARAAMTRYHLKAIVVRVTSNGRNLYTGALGDSMNGVPASPQMHFRNGAMAFTYMGFMLMEFVDLKKVKLDERLSTFFPTLPFADRITLKNLANMTSGYADYVYQPEVLDGITLDPFRHWSSDQLIKIGVSKPLMFAPGTNWGYSHTNYVILGRVLEKIAGMPLDRAMQRYVFGPMGLTQTFGFDTPQIPAPVLHSYSSERREQLRIPAPLPLYEESTFWDPSWTTATGAVEVTDIADMTRSMEIVGEGSLLSAAAHAAEVGANLAGFGHRDPKCPVCRQNTRDGMNYGLGVVNVGPWITQTKNFAGCGGTAGYLPSRKLAISVVTTYAPAAFDGEGNYKNASEAIFASLAALLAPGTLPSLPL
- a CDS encoding sigma-70 family RNA polymerase sigma factor, which produces MEPSDHLFRHQAGRMVAALTRVFGLHNLELAEDVVQDAFCRALEVWKIRGVPDNPSAWLMKAARNRALDVVRRERTARTFAPEYARLLESEWTLANAVQEVFEATDLRDDRLRMMFSCCRHDLPETAQVMLVLALAGGFGVREIAAAFVSKPAAVEKRLTRAKQKLKESGALFDIADDTDFLQRLPTVQRALYLIFSEGYHGASAKAVVRADLCHEAIRLTRLLAEHPLATPSTRALLALMYLGAARLPARLDAGGNLMALFDQDRSRWNRKFINEGIEWLERSTTGPRMSRYHIEAALAAVHAQAPCTEETDWKAIVALYDDLMQLEPSPVVALNRAIALGQRDGPQAGLAAIEAIEHRERLQTYPFYHAAQAEFELRRDKPENARAHFEAALALARNAEERNFYNGRLGSVPGASSAASDAKMASLAFL